The genomic stretch CCCACGCACGCGCGCGGACCTGACCGCGGCCGCGCTCGAGCTGCTGGTGACCGAGGCCGCGTTGGTGGAGCCGAGCGACGAAGAGCTGGCCGCGTTCTACGAAGGGCGCCGCGGTGAGCTGCGGGGCGCGCCGCGCGTGCAGGTGACCCACCGCTTTGCGCGCGGCGAAGAGGCCATGGCGCGCGTGATGGCCGAGGACACGGCGGGGATCGACGCAGCGCCGCTGCCGCTGCCGAGCGGTTGGCTGAGCGACCGCGACCTGCGCGAGGTGTTTGGTGGCAGCTTCACCACGCAGGTGCTCGCGGGCGCGGAGGGCGAGTGGCTGGCCCCGGTGGAACGCGACGGCGGTGTGCACCGTGTGCGCGTGCTGCGCCGCGAAGCCCCCGAGGCCCCACCGCTGGCCGAGGTGCGCGACGAGGTGCTGGCGCTCTACCGCCGCGAGCGCGCCGATGAAGCGGTGAGGGACTACCTGCGGAGCGCGCGCGAGGACACGCCCATCACGCTGCGCGGCGCAGCGGTCGAATGACGCGGGCACAGCGGCAACCGCACGTGGCGCGGGACGTGCGGGACGCGTGCGTGGTTCGGGTGGCCGGGGGGGCGCTGCTGTTCGCGACGGCGCTGCTCCTCGCCACTTCGCACGCGCTCGCGCACGACCGCAGCGTGTCGCAGTCGAGCGTGAGCGTGCGTGGCACCACCGTGAGCGCACAGGTGCGGCTGCGGACGGTGGACCTGAGCGCGCTGACTGCCGAGGTGGCCGCGTGGGCACACGACCGCGCGGAGGGGCGTGACGCTGCCGCCGCGGACGCGCTGCCCGAGGCACTGGTGGAGGCGCTGCACACGCACTTCCGCGTCCTGGACCGAGGCGATGTCGCCTGCGTGCCGCGTGCGCCGCTGCGCCTGACCAGCCAGCCTGCCGAGCTGCGCCTTCGCCTCACCTTCGACTGCGGAGCCGAGCCTGCACGCTACGTGGTGACGCCGTGGCCCGTCCCGGGGCACCACCACCTGGCGCACGTGGAGGGCAGCGGACGCGAGGGCACGCTGATCGTGGGCGAGACGCGCGAGCTCTCCCTGACCATGGCGGAAAACCCCGAGGCGGAGAGCCCCGGTGTGGGCCCGGCCATGCTGGCCTATCTGCGCTATGGCGCCGAGCACGCGGCGACGGGCTGGGACCACGTGCTCTTCGTGCTGTTGCTGCTGGCGTTCGCGCCGCGCCTGCGAGACGCGGCCGTGCTGGTCACGGGCTTCACCATGGGGCACGCGGTCACGCTGGTGCTGGCCGCGCTGGCCGTGCTCGAGAGCCGCGCCGTGGCGGTGGAGTCGCTGATCGCGGCGTCGGTGGTGCTGGTGGCCGCCGAGAACGTGGCGCGCGGCGAGGCTCGCCCGCGGGTCCGGGTGTTGGCGCCGCTGCTGGTGGCGCTGGGCGGACTCGGGCTCGGCCTGCTGAGTGGCGAGCGCGCGCTGGTGTACTTCGCGGTGTTCGCGATGTGCGTGGCAGCGCTGGGGACCCCCACGAACGCGCCGGGCAGCGACCACCAAGCTCGCGTGCGCCTCGCGCTCGCCGTGGCGTTCGGACTGGTGCACGGGCTTGGCTTTGCGTCCGGCTTCGACGCGGAGGGCCCCTCGCGCGTGCCGCGCCTGGTGGCGTTCAACCTGGGCGTGGAGCTGGCGCAGCTGGGCTGGGTGGCGCTCTGCTGGCCGCTCCTGCGCTGGCTGGGCAGCCCCGACGCCGCCCGACGCGTGCGCGCTGTGCAGGCGTTTTCGGTCTTGGCCGGAGCCGCAGCCACGTATGCCTGTGTGAGCCGGGTGTTCGACGGGGGCTGACGACGTGCGCGAAGGCGCTGCGTCGCGTGGTGCGCCCCCCGCCTTTTCGTTACGCTCCACCTCGCACGACGACCTCCCCGTCGTGACTCCCCCCATTGCCATGAGGACACCCATGCGAGGTTCGATGCGCACCCTGACCCTTCTGACGCTGCTCTCGGCGGGCCTCTGCGCCTGCGGTGGCGACGAGCCCGCGGCGACACCCGCCCCCACGCCGCCCGCGGAGCCGGCCCCCGAGCCGACGGCCAGAACGCTCACCAACCACGCCCCGCTGGCTGCGCTGCCGCCGGCGCCCGAGGTACCCGTGCCCAAGCTCGAGCTGGGCCGGCGCCTCTACAACGAGACCGCGCTCTCGGGCGACAACACCATCTCCTGCGCCACGTGCCACAGCCTGGACCACGGCGGCGCCGAGCCGCGCCGGACGTCCACCGGCATCAACGGCCAGATCGGCCCCATCAACTCGCCCAC from Sandaracinaceae bacterium encodes the following:
- a CDS encoding peptidyl-prolyl cis-trans isomerase translates to MPAEPSAPQEPTLGAATVAPAETPRASRPWATAAFALGMLASGALAALETTRVASAHQPLPDDVAARVGDMTISTAELDQATEALARDRREGLRDGDRAHVLDRLVDEALLVQLALAQGLALRDPRTRADLTAAALELLVTEAALVEPSDEELAAFYEGRRGELRGAPRVQVTHRFARGEEAMARVMAEDTAGIDAAPLPLPSGWLSDRDLREVFGGSFTTQVLAGAEGEWLAPVERDGGVHRVRVLRREAPEAPPLAEVRDEVLALYRRERADEAVRDYLRSAREDTPITLRGAAVE
- a CDS encoding HupE/UreJ family protein, which translates into the protein MTRAQRQPHVARDVRDACVVRVAGGALLFATALLLATSHALAHDRSVSQSSVSVRGTTVSAQVRLRTVDLSALTAEVAAWAHDRAEGRDAAAADALPEALVEALHTHFRVLDRGDVACVPRAPLRLTSQPAELRLRLTFDCGAEPARYVVTPWPVPGHHHLAHVEGSGREGTLIVGETRELSLTMAENPEAESPGVGPAMLAYLRYGAEHAATGWDHVLFVLLLLAFAPRLRDAAVLVTGFTMGHAVTLVLAALAVLESRAVAVESLIAASVVLVAAENVARGEARPRVRVLAPLLVALGGLGLGLLSGERALVYFAVFAMCVAALGTPTNAPGSDHQARVRLALAVAFGLVHGLGFASGFDAEGPSRVPRLVAFNLGVELAQLGWVALCWPLLRWLGSPDAARRVRAVQAFSVLAGAAATYACVSRVFDGG